Proteins from a genomic interval of Musa acuminata AAA Group cultivar baxijiao chromosome BXJ1-9, Cavendish_Baxijiao_AAA, whole genome shotgun sequence:
- the LOC103998470 gene encoding uncharacterized protein LOC103998470, producing the protein MATAAVEVIGVVGGGQMGSGIAQLAAVAGFDVWLHDTEPSALQRAQKSIVDSIRHLVSKGQISQFAGTSSLNRLRYTSNLEDLRTSDVVIEAIVESEVVKKKLFSELDKIVKESTILASNTSSISITRLASSTSRPSKVVGMHFMNPPPIMKLVEIVRGADTSDEVFMTIKTLAERLGKTVICSQDFPGFIVNRILMPMINEAFYALYTGVATKEDIDTGMKLGTNHPMGPLQLADFIGLDVCLSILKVLYEGLGDSKYSPCPLLVQYVDAGRLGRKRGTGVYNYQNKTPAGHPLSAL; encoded by the exons ATGGCGACCGCAGCGGTGGAGGTGATCGGTGTGGTGGGCGGCGGTCAGATGGGATCGGGGATAGCCCAGCTCGCGGCTGTCGCGGGGTTCGACGTCTGGCTCCACGATACCGAACCCTCCGCCCTCCAGCGGGCGCAGAAATCAATCGTCGATTCCATCCGGCACCTCGTCTCCAAGGGTCAGATCTCCCAG TTTGCAGGCACTAGTTCATTAAACCGTTTAAGATACACCTCCAATTTAGAAGATTTACGAACCTCAGATGTAGTAATTGAAGCCATTGTGGAGTCTGAAGTCGTAAAGAAGAAATTATTTTCGGAACTTGACAAGATTGTGAAAGAGTCTACAATTTTGGCATCTAATACTAGTTCCATATCAATTACTCGCCTTGCTTCTTCAACTAGTCGTCCATCCAAG GTGGTAGGTATGCACTTCATGAATCCCCCTCCAATTATGAAACTGGTTGAGATTGTCAGAGGAGCTGACACTTCAGATGAGGTCTTCATGACAATAAAAACCTTGGCAGAAAG GCTTGGGAAGACTGTCATATGCTCCCAAGATTTCCCTGGCTTCATAGTGAACCGGATCCTGATGCCCATGATTAACGAGGCATTTTACGCTCTATACACTGGTGTTGCGACAAAAGAAGACATTGATACTGGGATGAAACTGGGTACTAACCATCCGATGGGTCCTCTACAACTTGCAGATTTCATCGGTTTGGATGTCTGCCTTTCGATACTGAAGGTGCTTTATGAAGGACTCGGAGACAGTAAATACAGCCCCTGCCCGCTCCTTGTTCAGTATGTTGATGCTGGTCGCCTTGGAAGAAAGCGTGGAACTGGTGTCTACAACTACCAAAACAAAACTCCAGCAGGCCATCCCTTATCTGCATTGTGA
- the LOC135594087 gene encoding probable protein S-acyltransferase 7, whose protein sequence is MNPLTPPIEEEQEVAKELDSSCNHHQQSINASSHEESSSSSSSSFRGNKHALRVVGIGAGSSSRPPNEFTRDATGRSDRSRFANWLTNTIPLPHCCCPFFGVQPFGPRTRLYQVWQGKNQVIVNLILASTRDPGIIPRNQVSNATDIISRSRRVSVEGVSVKIKYCKICKIYRPPRSCHCVVCDNCVDRFDHHCPWIGQCIGLRNSRYYLMFILSALVFFSYIFAFSWLRIRRNWSKTRSGLFRMLGDAPETFLLALFSFMAIWLLGGFFIFHAYLIAHNQTARENFKQSYAKTPNPYDKGILRNIKEALFTRLPPSKVNFRALVEPDWCSIARMLASSPSRGDEPTVAVQHVP, encoded by the exons ATGAACCCCTTGACACCACCAatcgaagaagaacaagaagttgcGAAAGAGTTGGACTCTTCCTGCAACCATCATCAGCAGTCCATCAATGCCAGCAGCCAtgaagagtcttcttcttcttcttcttcttcgtttagAGGAAACAAACATGCACTTCGTGTTGTTGGAATTGGTGCCGGAAGTTCCAGTCGTCCACCAAATGAGTTCACCAGAGACGCCACTGGCCGCAGTGACAGAAGTAGATTTGCTAACTGGTTGACCAATACAATTCCGCTGCCTCACTGCTGCTGTCCCTTCTTCGGGGTGCAGCCATTTGGCCCTCGCACCAGACTTTATCAGGTCTGGCAAGGGAAAAAC CAGGTGATTGTTAATCTGATCTTGGCCAGCACTCGAGACCCAGGAATCATTCCAAGGAATCAAGTCTCAAATGCAACTGACATCATCTCCAGAAGTAGGAGGGTCAGCGTTGAAGGTGTCTCGGTGAAGATTAAATATTGTAAGATATGTAAGATATACCGTCCACCAAGAAGCTGTCACTGTGTTGTCTGTGACAACTGCGTCGATAGATTCGATCACCACTGCCCTTGGATTGGCCAATGCATCGGATTG CGAAACTCTCGGTATTACTTGATGTTCATATTATCAGCGTTGGTCTTCTTCAGCTACATATTTGCCTTCTCATGGTTGAGGATTAGGAGAAACTGGTCGAAGACTCGCTCGGGCTTGTTTCGGATGCTTGGGGATGCACCTGAAACCTTTCTCTTAGCACTGTTTAGCTTTATGGCGATCTGGTTGCTCGGAGGGTTCTTCATTTTTCATGCCTATCTTATTGCACACAATCAG ACAGCTCGTGAGAATTTTAAGCAATCATATGCCAAGACTCCTAATCCTTACGATAAAGGGATACTGAGGAACATCAAGGAAGCTTTGTTCACAAGATTGCCACCATCCAAAGTCAATTTTCGAGCGCTCGTTGAGCCTGACTGGTGTTCCATCGCAAGAATGCTTGCGAGTTCTCCTAGCAGAGGAGACGAACCAACAGTTGCAGTGCAGCATGTTCCTTGA